In Mauremys reevesii isolate NIE-2019 linkage group 13, ASM1616193v1, whole genome shotgun sequence, the sequence TGTGGAGACGGAGGATGTGGACGAGATCCGGGATTTGATCTCGGCTGCATTGGGCACTTGCAGGGTGATTTCCTCCTGGTAGTGGCTGGGCTCTGCCCAAGGAGAGAGGCAAGATTAGCAGAAGAAACCAACATGCTAGCACCTTTGCAGGCCTTGTGCCCAGCCCCCTTCACCTCCACCATACCCCTCCGCAGGCAGGCTGTGCCTTCATCCCTTTCCCAGCCCACTGCAGGGGCTACATGTGTGCAGAGTTCCATTTCAGCAGGGGCAGCAACTCTGGTACACAATGTTTCTAGGCCCTTTAGGAGGAAAGGAGATGAGGCAGTGGGCTGGAACTATCCCTGTCAGGAGAGATGGGGGGTAGGAGGGATTTGGGTGGGAGTCACTGGGCTCAAAATTCTTATTGTCCATGAGCAGAGAGACATGAGCTGGCTGTAAGCAGGACTGAGCTGCTGAGCTACTGATCCCTTAGACCGACTTTGATCCTCAGCACGAGCcgggctgctgctggagccgGGTCTCCTTCCCCAGTCCCAGACTTTGGCAGCAGGGCATGTGCCTCACATTCCTTCCCCATTTTTGGCAGTGGAGCCTTTTCCGTCTCGCTTGTAAAATTCCAGCTTGGGGCCTTCATGTGTGAGGCCGTTTAACTGGAACAGAGGAGAATCTGCCGCTAAATGGCTTGACTCATTCTCAGAGTGACTCATTCTCAGAATCGCTGCAAGGAGTGCGGTATGGGGTGATCAGCCTCCTGatgcctcctcctctcccactaGGGTCCCCCTCCCCAGGCAATGAGCTCAACACAGGGTAACCTGCCTGGCTCTCCACTCCCCATGCGAGGAGCCCAGCCTGAGGCCACTGTGGTGCTGACACCACCCCCAACAGGGAGCTCAGTGCAAGACAGTCAGGGTCTTGGCACCCCCACACTATGTGCGGAGAGCTCAGCATGGGCAATCAGGACCCAGGGGAGAGTGAGTGTGGTGAGGAGTGCGGCAGGGTGTGACGGGACAGTGGCTGCTCTAGAGCAGTTTCGGGGGACAAGAATTCAGTCCTACAAACCTTAAAGAGCTCAGAGTGCACATCAGCCCTGGAAAACTTGGATCCAtaattctctgctcccagcaaTGGTGGCTGTAGTGTAGGCAGGGGACAGGTGTCTGTACAACAGTATCCTTCCCTATGATTAGATGTTGTGATGCTGAAAATGCCTGTGCCCTTTTTGCACAGCAGCCTCCATTGCTCATATCACCGATGGAGCTGTACTAGCGGAGCCGTGCTGGTGTGAACTTTTCCAACCCCACAGGCCAAAGCCCCAAGTTTGTTGCTCTTCAGGATTGAAGAGAGTCACAGCAAGGCTTGGACTGGATCGAAGAACTGACCAGCTGGCATGAAGGTTggggggggcagcggggagcTAACAGGGAGGGTTGTGTACATACCTGGCAGGAGACCGGCGACATTGTTATCCTCTGTCCCACAGCTGAGAAACACGTCCATGGTGTCCTGGTCAGAAAGGTCCATCAGCTCCATCTGCTCCAGCATATCCACATTCACCTCCATGGAGGAAATGCTGCCCAGCGGAGCTGCAGAGACACGGGCCACAAAACTAGGGAGGGCCCATCACTAGTGCCAGTCAGATGAGAACCTCTTAGCCCTGGACCAGCAGCACtgagagtctatgagtctatgagaagacGATGCCATGGGAGGCCAGCTTGTGGGACTAGCCTGCTGGCTTGTTTATtgtgtgagctcttcagggctcTTATCTTTATGGCCTGTTCAGGGCTCTATAAATAACAGGTCACCCCCTCTGCACGGCCTTCCATCCCATTCTGTGTGTGACAGATGCCTCCCCCTACCCCACGGAACTTACGTCTCCTGTGCTCTATCTGCAGGTGGGACATGGGGAAGAAGAAATCCACATCATGCTGGAAAACCTCCTCAAAGAACTTCTGCCTGTCACGTAATTTGAGCTGCTGCTGCATCTGCTCTGGCtccagtccccgctgcccatgtTCCATGTCAGCTGTAGAGGAACAAGGTGGAAGATCAGGCACAGGCTAGATGCAGTCAGATGGGGCATGGGAGATCAGCCAAGGCCAAGAAGGGCTGCATAAGTCCACCCTATTCCGTCTATCAGTGTCCTGCAGGATAGGTATTGCTCTCCTGCTCTACTTTACCCATGGGGGTGCATTGTGATTTGGTAGCAATGGAAGAGGTATTACAGGCCATGGAGCTTGCTCCAGCAGTGCACTCTGAGCTGGGGGCCACTGCTACTGACTCTCCTCCTGTGATATAGCCCAGTCTGGTGTCCACAGCTGCAATGACCATCTC encodes:
- the DBNDD2 gene encoding dysbindin domain-containing protein 2 isoform X2, with the protein product MSGPGAHSQSRRLPSDMEHGQRGLEPEQMQQQLKLRDRQKFFEEVFQHDVDFFFPMSHLQIEHRRPPLGSISSMEVNVDMLEQMELMDLSDQDTMDVFLSCGTEDNNVAGLLPEPSHYQEEITLQVPNAAEIKSRISSTSSVSTDLNSLDTSEEGAETPVVQSDEDEPQEDSPEVQAARS
- the DBNDD2 gene encoding dysbindin domain-containing protein 2 isoform X1, with translation MSGPGAHSQSRRLPSDMEHGQRGLEPEQMQQQLKLRDRQKFFEEVFQHDVDFFFPMSHLQIEHRRPPLGSISSMEVNVDMLEQMELMDLSDQDTMDVFLSCGTEDNNVAGLLPGKDTVVQTPVPCLHYSHHCWEQRIMDPSFPGLMCTLSSLRAQPLPGGNHPASAQCSRDQIPDLVHILRLHRPEQPGHQRGGGRDPRGAVG